The nucleotide window TTCGGGATGGGATATCTGGCCTTGCGAAGCAGTCTGAGACCCCACCACCCATCGTGAGTCTCAGCGATATTCATGGATACCTCACCGAAGCGAAAAGTGCTCTCTTAACGCTCACAGATCATCCTGAGTTTGATCCTGTCGTTAGCCAAGACGATGATGGGCGCTTACACTGGGCTGGGAACAATTATGTTCTCGTCTTCAATGGGGACCTCGTTGATCGGGGGCCAGCGAACGAGGGAGTCCTCGCACTGGTACGTCGCCTCATTGAGGAAGCACCCCCTGGCCGTGTGAGAGTGACATTGGGGAATCACGAGGCGTTTATCCTTTCTCCAGATCACTTCAACTTCGAGCGATGGTTTGCGGGGCAGGTATCGACTGCTGATCGGCTCACGTTTTTCGACGCAATTGCTGATGGGCATGTCATCGCGGCGTATGAGGGGTACAACTACACCTACGCACACGCAGGCTCCCCTGATCCGTACGAGACTGACGCCGTCAACACGACACTCATCGATGCCGTCGACGTTCTTACGGCGACCGCAGGCACCCCTGACGATGCTGCGTCACAGCGGACGGTCCTCGATACACACAGTCGGGTTCTTGGAGTCGGAGACGCCCATCCAAAAGGTCCCGAAGCGGGCCTAGTCTGGTTGGATTTCGAGTATCTACCAAGTGATGCGCCGCCGCAAATCGTCGGTCATACGCGACATGACGAACCGCAGCAGAACGGAAACGTGTTCTGCCAGAATGTGCTCCGGAATAATCTCGCGAGCCCCGGAGGCGAGGGGGTCTTCATCGAAACCCCAACCTCGCTATCAGCGCTCATCCGTCACGGCGACAGTGAGATGACTGAGCTTTCGCTCGTGACTCCCGAGGAGAGTAGGACGCGCGAGGGAGCCTAACAGCGGCGGCGCGTTGGTAACTTATGGCTTTGTTGAAATCCTCAGAAGTTGATAGTTTTATACCCCTAATCGCTCAGTACAATACACACACCTATTGGTTGTTTCAGTAGCGATAGTGTCAAATCAAGGAGGTTCTTGTCTATCAAGATATTCATTAATCAACGTCGGAGCGACCACTCCAACACCGAGTACCACAGCAGACATAACCCACAATGGGGGTTGTACTATGCTGAGAGGCACAAGTAACAGCAATGTCAACGCGATGAAACCGACAATAACCTTGTTTTCACGGGAAACCATAAAGTAATTTTATATACGAGTTCATTTATCTGTATC belongs to Halorubrum sp. DM2 and includes:
- a CDS encoding metallophosphoesterase, which translates into the protein MPLSIDGPSTPPQFRDGISGLAKQSETPPPIVSLSDIHGYLTEAKSALLTLTDHPEFDPVVSQDDDGRLHWAGNNYVLVFNGDLVDRGPANEGVLALVRRLIEEAPPGRVRVTLGNHEAFILSPDHFNFERWFAGQVSTADRLTFFDAIADGHVIAAYEGYNYTYAHAGSPDPYETDAVNTTLIDAVDVLTATAGTPDDAASQRTVLDTHSRVLGVGDAHPKGPEAGLVWLDFEYLPSDAPPQIVGHTRHDEPQQNGNVFCQNVLRNNLASPGGEGVFIETPTSLSALIRHGDSEMTELSLVTPEESRTREGA